From a region of the Bdellovibrio sp. ArHS genome:
- a CDS encoding phosphotransferase yields the protein MRIFLMVTHDEYLIPFLSRSLKSDSYKVFSLAGDASNRRYYRVVLDHQSWVLMRWEPFQPDNYPFLSVLNHFAKNGVHVPEVIAMSPEEGLVLLEDLGDLTLERKFWESQNQEAAMDFYQMAIDEVVKIHHPATLNKSDCTAFKIEFNTEKFLWEMNYGKDNLIHGVLKFQFNEKLQKEIGDIFLDVCTRLDKEPKRIAHRDYHSRNLMIKLDQMSVIDFQDARLGPIQYDLVSLMRDSYVDMTDDMANKLLEYYLEKSKQYLPKDFSREHFDRIYELQSIQRCFKACGSFASFFHLRQDRRYLKYLSGTLRRVMKAINEFPEYKTFADVLIDSGALERKYESL from the coding sequence GTGAGAATTTTTCTTATGGTCACTCATGATGAATATTTAATCCCATTTCTTTCGCGCTCGCTGAAAAGCGACTCTTATAAAGTCTTTTCCTTGGCTGGCGACGCTTCAAACCGCCGTTATTATCGAGTGGTCTTGGATCATCAGTCATGGGTGTTGATGCGATGGGAACCCTTTCAACCTGACAACTATCCTTTTTTAAGCGTTCTTAATCATTTTGCAAAAAACGGCGTACACGTTCCTGAAGTCATTGCGATGTCACCGGAAGAGGGCCTGGTTCTGCTTGAAGATCTTGGTGATCTGACCTTAGAAAGAAAATTCTGGGAAAGCCAAAATCAGGAAGCGGCGATGGATTTCTATCAGATGGCGATAGACGAGGTTGTGAAAATTCACCATCCCGCTACTTTGAACAAATCAGACTGCACCGCTTTCAAAATCGAATTCAATACCGAAAAGTTTCTGTGGGAAATGAATTATGGAAAAGACAACCTGATTCACGGCGTTCTCAAATTTCAATTTAATGAAAAGCTACAGAAAGAGATCGGCGATATATTCTTAGATGTTTGCACACGTTTGGATAAAGAGCCCAAACGTATCGCCCACCGAGATTATCATTCGCGAAACCTCATGATCAAACTTGATCAGATGAGCGTTATTGATTTCCAAGATGCGCGCTTGGGTCCCATTCAGTACGACCTCGTCAGTCTGATGCGGGATTCCTACGTAGACATGACCGACGATATGGCCAATAAACTTTTGGAATATTATTTGGAAAAATCCAAACAGTACCTGCCCAAAGATTTTTCTAGAGAACACTTCGACCGTATTTACGAACTGCAATCCATTCAGCGTTGCTTCAAGGCCTGTGGCAGCTTCGCAAGTTTCTTTCACTTGCGTCAAGACCGCCGTTATCTGAAGTATCTGTCGGGAACACTTCGACGTGTTATGAAGGCTATTAACGAGTTCCCTGAATACAAAACTTTTGCGGATGTCCTGATCGACTCCGGTGCCCTTGAAAGAAAGTACGAATCACTATGA
- a CDS encoding sigma 54-interacting transcriptional regulator, producing the protein MINWDEFEHIHVINKLKQILSAWWNIDVVFTDERGALKGYDSDKVTFNNPAINALVKKEAGQSSIAELVTKSLDDLRTSQNRYSLRKWDMVGFDVGVFPIMIDNDCVGTVVAMGFFRDSNYTDRLTEIRERLAAFGMSGEVIEKCLGKLKFLDDQDRAHFSELCELVAQEIVTLHLEISSREDRIKELNKELGNRFKYDNMIGKSKPMQSLYALLDKIKGADSTVLVQGENGTGKELIAKSIHYNSNRKDKPFIIQNCSAFNDNLLESELFGHVKGSFTGALKDKKGLFEMADKGTFFLDEIGDTSPQMQVKLLRVLQEGTFTPVGATEQRKVDVRIVAATNRNLKEMVEQGTFREDLYYRLNVINIRVPPLRERKEDIPFLVDFFLNKIHDQQGGPKRQITKRALEKLYDYPWPGNVRELQNEIERLCVLSGDETKLMAELLSPKVLEAGEKNKVQGSRLQGKLKDALEDLEREMIREGLRRTGWNKSKLAKELGISRAGLIMKVEKYGLDKRKLAR; encoded by the coding sequence ATGATTAATTGGGATGAGTTTGAACATATACATGTGATTAACAAGCTCAAACAGATTCTCAGCGCTTGGTGGAACATTGACGTGGTTTTCACTGATGAGCGCGGCGCTTTGAAAGGTTATGACTCTGATAAAGTCACCTTCAACAATCCAGCGATCAATGCTCTTGTTAAAAAAGAAGCCGGTCAATCCAGCATTGCAGAGCTGGTTACAAAATCTTTGGATGATCTAAGAACTTCGCAAAATCGCTACAGCCTGCGCAAGTGGGACATGGTTGGCTTTGATGTCGGTGTTTTTCCGATCATGATCGATAATGATTGTGTGGGCACCGTTGTTGCGATGGGATTCTTCCGTGACTCTAACTACACCGACCGCCTGACTGAAATTCGTGAACGCCTTGCCGCTTTCGGCATGTCTGGCGAAGTGATCGAAAAATGTTTGGGCAAATTAAAATTCCTGGACGATCAGGATCGTGCTCACTTCAGCGAGCTTTGCGAATTGGTTGCACAAGAGATTGTCACCCTTCACCTTGAAATTTCTTCTCGCGAAGACCGCATCAAGGAGTTAAATAAGGAACTTGGCAACCGCTTTAAATATGACAACATGATCGGCAAATCCAAGCCCATGCAATCACTGTATGCACTTCTTGATAAAATCAAAGGTGCGGATTCGACAGTGTTAGTGCAAGGTGAAAACGGTACGGGTAAAGAGTTGATTGCAAAATCAATCCACTACAACTCGAACCGCAAAGACAAACCGTTCATTATCCAGAACTGTTCCGCATTCAATGACAACCTTTTGGAGTCTGAACTTTTCGGTCACGTGAAAGGGTCCTTCACGGGCGCTCTTAAAGATAAAAAAGGTCTTTTCGAAATGGCGGACAAAGGGACTTTCTTCCTGGATGAAATCGGTGATACTTCGCCACAAATGCAGGTTAAGCTTCTGCGCGTGTTGCAAGAAGGCACTTTCACTCCGGTCGGCGCGACAGAACAAAGAAAAGTGGATGTACGCATCGTTGCGGCGACAAACCGTAACTTAAAAGAAATGGTTGAACAAGGTACTTTCCGTGAAGACTTGTACTACCGCTTGAATGTTATCAACATCCGCGTTCCGCCTCTTCGTGAAAGAAAGGAAGATATTCCATTCCTTGTGGATTTCTTCTTGAATAAAATCCACGACCAGCAAGGTGGACCAAAACGTCAGATCACAAAACGCGCCTTGGAAAAATTGTATGACTATCCATGGCCAGGTAACGTGCGTGAGCTGCAAAATGAAATCGAACGACTTTGCGTTCTTTCCGGCGACGAAACGAAGCTAATGGCAGAATTGCTTTCTCCAAAGGTTTTGGAAGCAGGCGAAAAGAACAAAGTTCAAGGATCTCGTTTGCAAGGTAAGTTGAAGGACGCCTTGGAAGACTTAGAACGCGAAATGATCCGTGAAGGACTTCGCCGCACGGGTTGGAACAAATCCAAACTTGCCAAAGAGCTGGGCATCAGCCGCGCCGGTCTTATCATGAAAGTCGAAAAATACGGCCTTGATAAGCGTAAGCTGGCTCGCTAA
- a CDS encoding ABC transporter ATP-binding protein: MLPEIKKLVVELKPYKKTIAIVAVAGVAYALAAAKFAFMTKSLFDALSASNHQEILNLVPLALGLALVMAVGRYYHIYLMNYVAECVVQNIRQKLQQKFMSLNLSFHNNYHAGSGGLISRILNDIRTIQDGLRVVADIFLHPLLLIALVTNLFRIDWKLTLGTMIAVPFIAGILKSISRSMRKYIPQERDALEYMTSTIKESLDGVRIIQSFNLEKDMAKRLIDDSNKYLDIRKTIYKRQEAAGPATELIATFILLGVLLYTSFEVAAGRATPGTFIGFLTSLLMINQPIKRVQEAYVRIQEVTISVQRIFSIIEDPSEVPQSPANKPFPKNWKKITYRNVSFSYGKDMILKNINLEINRGEVVALVGASGSGKSTIVNLLERFFDATSGEILIDDTNILDLNLQDLRRNVALVTQDVFLFSDTIEKNIWAGDYNRSRTDVVQMAKLANAHDFIMKMPKGYESRVGDRGNLLSGGEKQRISIARAMFKDAPLLILDEATSALDTASEIEVQKGLDHLMEGRTALVIAHRLSTIQKADKIVVLKNGEIVEVGNHSHLLGQQGEYFRFHSLQHT; the protein is encoded by the coding sequence ATGTTACCTGAGATCAAAAAGTTAGTCGTCGAACTCAAACCATACAAAAAAACGATCGCTATTGTCGCGGTGGCCGGAGTCGCCTACGCCTTGGCGGCTGCTAAGTTTGCTTTCATGACGAAATCTTTGTTCGATGCACTTTCGGCTTCCAATCACCAGGAAATCTTGAACCTAGTTCCCTTGGCGTTGGGACTTGCGCTAGTGATGGCAGTTGGTCGCTACTATCATATTTATCTTATGAACTATGTTGCCGAGTGCGTGGTGCAAAACATCCGTCAGAAGTTGCAACAGAAATTCATGAGCTTGAATCTTTCTTTCCACAATAATTATCACGCGGGCTCTGGCGGTCTGATCAGTCGTATCTTAAATGATATTCGAACCATTCAAGACGGCTTGCGCGTTGTTGCGGATATTTTCCTGCATCCTTTATTGCTTATCGCTCTGGTCACGAACCTTTTCCGCATTGACTGGAAACTTACGCTGGGCACGATGATTGCCGTTCCGTTCATTGCAGGGATTCTAAAATCCATCTCTCGCAGTATGAGAAAATATATTCCTCAGGAACGAGATGCCTTAGAGTATATGACGTCGACAATCAAAGAAAGTTTGGATGGCGTACGCATTATCCAGTCATTCAATCTTGAAAAGGACATGGCGAAACGTCTGATCGATGATTCCAATAAGTATTTGGATATCCGCAAAACGATTTACAAACGCCAGGAAGCCGCTGGCCCCGCGACTGAGCTTATTGCGACCTTCATTCTTTTGGGCGTCCTTCTTTACACGAGCTTTGAAGTGGCCGCGGGCAGAGCAACGCCAGGAACTTTCATTGGATTTTTGACTTCGCTTTTAATGATCAATCAACCCATCAAGCGAGTTCAGGAAGCTTACGTACGCATTCAGGAAGTCACTATTTCCGTGCAGCGTATTTTTTCAATTATCGAGGATCCCTCTGAAGTTCCACAAAGTCCTGCCAACAAACCTTTTCCTAAAAACTGGAAGAAGATCACTTACCGCAACGTCAGCTTTTCTTATGGCAAAGACATGATTCTTAAGAACATCAATCTTGAGATCAATCGCGGTGAAGTCGTCGCTTTGGTCGGAGCCAGCGGCAGCGGTAAGTCCACAATTGTAAATTTACTAGAAAGATTCTTTGACGCCACTTCAGGCGAAATCTTGATAGACGACACAAACATCCTGGATCTAAATCTTCAGGATCTGCGTCGCAACGTCGCTCTGGTTACTCAAGATGTCTTCCTTTTCAGCGACACCATCGAAAAGAACATTTGGGCCGGAGATTACAATAGAAGCCGCACTGACGTAGTGCAAATGGCGAAATTAGCTAACGCCCACGACTTCATTATGAAAATGCCCAAAGGATATGAAAGCCGGGTCGGCGACCGCGGCAATCTGCTTTCAGGTGGTGAAAAACAACGTATCAGCATCGCCCGGGCAATGTTTAAAGATGCTCCGTTGCTTATTCTAGATGAGGCGACTAGCGCCCTAGACACGGCCAGCGAGATCGAAGTGCAAAAAGGCCTGGATCATTTGATGGAAGGCCGTACGGCCCTGGTGATTGCTCACCGCCTATCCACTATCCAAAAAGCTGACAAGATTGTCGTTTTAAAGAACGGTGAGATCGTCGAAGTTGGGAATCATAGTCATCTTTTAGGCCAGCAGGGCGAATATTTCCGCTTTCACAGCCTCCAACATACTTAA
- the uvrA gene encoding excinuclease ABC subunit UvrA translates to MKDIHLWGVKQNNLKNIEVKIPVGSMTVICGPSGSGKSSLAFETLFAEGQRRFIESMSNYARQFLNKAPKPDIEGISNIPPAISIEQKNTVKSSRSTVGTTTEIIDYLRLLYEKIGKSYCPTHHCPTEKESVTEATEKTIKEFSGKRGYILVEISEEGRVAQGKKLHSLLLQDGYLRIYIPKGTDTKPAPEKAAKKKTAKKASKRATPEFVPAAPVVPSGLTHEEMGTVVEIGDAAAIKKGLPKETFYLVIDRMSFNEDERGRIADSLTQAYEASIKYNTTNITRRATILTTEGQRLQVSEEASCPVCGYTPPPLSSRLFSFNSPIGACPTCKGFGNTLDIDEGKVIPNPNMSLAQGALSPFWMPSAAHEKKQLLSYCKKAKIDVHTPWKDLPKAQREDIWNGNKEFFGVRGLFEYLDQIKYKMHVRVFISRFRSPFLCPTCKGARLRPEANNVLVANANINDLSTMTIEDLHQFFQKLEVTPHHQELAGEILKQIRSRLEFLMRVGVHYLSLSRETRTLSGGEYQRLILANQLGMGLSQALYVLDEPTVGLHPRDNDRLISILKDLKELGNTLVIVEHDHDVIKSSEHIIEMGPGSGYLGGEVVYSGPTDDFYDFEKSNTVPYLKPNKNKAPLRVSRPVDVDSYKVKLELKGAKGHNLKNLDVTIPLNRLVTVTGVSGSGKSTLITKTLYPALARALDLEYLPAQDYAGLEGTEHIKNVLLIDQSPIGKSARSSPITYLKAFDAIRTIMASTPEAQSRGYTPGTFSLNVDGGRCPACKGTGYEEIDMMFMDNVVIPCDVCDSKKYRPEILEIQYKNKNIHEILSMTVNEAMNFFVAHPNIRKPLSVLKEVGLDYLQLGQPANSLSGGESQRLKVAKELSQVNQKATLYILDEPTTGLHFREVDLLMKVLNKLIETGGSVVVVEHNLDVIRGSDYVIDLGPEAGKKGGNIVAVGSPEDIMKTKKSLTGQYLKRYLEDQKGP, encoded by the coding sequence ATGAAAGATATTCACCTCTGGGGGGTGAAACAAAACAATCTAAAAAACATTGAGGTCAAAATTCCGGTCGGTTCAATGACGGTGATTTGTGGCCCCAGTGGTTCAGGAAAGTCTTCACTTGCCTTCGAGACTCTTTTTGCCGAAGGCCAACGACGCTTTATCGAAAGCATGTCGAACTACGCACGGCAGTTTTTAAACAAGGCTCCCAAACCTGACATCGAGGGCATTAGCAATATTCCTCCAGCTATTTCCATCGAACAAAAGAACACGGTTAAAAGCTCCCGCTCGACAGTCGGTACGACGACTGAAATCATCGACTATCTTCGTTTACTTTACGAAAAAATCGGAAAGTCCTACTGCCCGACACATCATTGTCCAACGGAAAAAGAAAGTGTCACTGAAGCCACGGAAAAAACCATCAAAGAGTTTTCCGGAAAACGCGGCTACATCCTGGTAGAAATCAGCGAAGAAGGTCGCGTCGCTCAAGGCAAGAAACTTCACTCTTTACTTTTGCAAGACGGCTATCTGCGTATCTATATCCCAAAGGGAACTGACACCAAGCCCGCTCCGGAAAAAGCCGCCAAAAAGAAGACTGCGAAAAAAGCCTCAAAACGAGCCACACCAGAATTCGTTCCTGCCGCACCTGTCGTTCCGAGTGGTTTGACTCACGAAGAAATGGGTACCGTCGTTGAAATCGGTGATGCCGCTGCAATAAAGAAAGGTCTTCCCAAAGAGACCTTCTATCTGGTTATCGACCGCATGAGCTTCAACGAAGATGAGCGCGGCCGTATTGCCGATTCACTGACTCAGGCCTATGAAGCCAGCATTAAGTACAATACGACGAACATCACTCGTCGAGCCACGATTCTAACGACGGAAGGTCAGCGCCTTCAAGTCAGTGAAGAAGCGTCGTGTCCGGTTTGTGGTTATACTCCCCCACCGCTGAGTTCTCGACTATTCAGTTTTAATTCTCCTATTGGGGCTTGCCCGACTTGTAAAGGTTTTGGCAACACGCTGGATATTGACGAAGGCAAAGTCATTCCAAATCCAAACATGAGTCTTGCCCAAGGCGCTTTGAGTCCTTTTTGGATGCCCAGCGCCGCTCATGAAAAGAAACAGCTTTTAAGCTACTGCAAAAAAGCGAAGATCGATGTCCACACACCTTGGAAAGATCTGCCTAAGGCACAACGCGAAGACATCTGGAATGGCAACAAAGAGTTCTTTGGTGTTCGCGGTCTTTTTGAATACCTAGATCAGATAAAATACAAGATGCACGTGCGCGTGTTCATCTCGCGCTTTCGCAGTCCGTTCCTTTGCCCGACTTGCAAGGGAGCCCGTCTTCGCCCTGAAGCTAATAATGTTTTGGTGGCAAATGCCAATATCAATGATCTGTCGACCATGACGATCGAAGATTTGCATCAATTCTTTCAAAAGCTAGAAGTGACTCCACATCATCAGGAGCTTGCAGGAGAAATCCTGAAGCAAATCCGTTCGCGCTTGGAATTTCTTATGCGCGTCGGAGTTCACTATTTGTCTCTGAGTCGTGAGACTCGCACACTTTCTGGCGGAGAATATCAACGCTTGATTCTGGCCAATCAACTGGGCATGGGACTATCGCAAGCTTTGTATGTACTTGATGAGCCCACCGTAGGCCTTCACCCCCGCGACAATGATCGACTGATTTCCATTCTTAAAGACCTTAAAGAACTGGGCAACACGCTGGTCATTGTTGAGCATGACCATGACGTCATCAAATCCAGCGAACACATCATCGAGATGGGTCCTGGTTCTGGATATTTGGGCGGAGAAGTGGTTTACTCGGGGCCAACAGACGATTTCTATGATTTTGAAAAATCAAACACCGTTCCCTATTTAAAACCAAATAAGAATAAAGCCCCTTTGCGCGTGTCCCGTCCCGTGGATGTAGACTCGTACAAAGTGAAGCTGGAACTAAAAGGCGCCAAAGGTCACAACTTAAAAAATCTGGATGTGACCATTCCCTTGAATCGTTTAGTCACGGTCACGGGCGTGAGTGGCTCGGGCAAGTCGACCCTCATTACCAAAACACTTTACCCTGCTTTGGCCCGCGCCCTGGATCTGGAATATCTTCCAGCACAAGATTACGCCGGCCTTGAAGGCACAGAGCATATCAAAAACGTGCTTTTGATAGATCAATCTCCGATTGGTAAGTCTGCGCGAAGTTCACCGATCACTTATTTAAAGGCCTTTGATGCTATTCGTACTATCATGGCGAGCACACCCGAGGCTCAGTCTCGCGGATATACTCCCGGCACTTTCAGCTTGAATGTGGATGGCGGACGTTGCCCGGCCTGTAAGGGCACGGGGTACGAAGAAATCGACATGATGTTCATGGATAACGTGGTTATTCCCTGTGACGTCTGTGACAGCAAAAAATATCGGCCCGAGATTTTAGAGATCCAATACAAGAATAAAAATATTCATGAAATCTTGTCGATGACCGTGAATGAGGCCATGAACTTCTTTGTGGCTCACCCGAATATCCGCAAGCCTTTGAGCGTCCTCAAGGAAGTGGGTCTGGATTACCTGCAACTGGGTCAGCCAGCCAATTCGCTCAGCGGTGGGGAATCCCAGCGCCTGAAAGTGGCTAAAGAGCTTTCTCAGGTGAATCAGAAGGCTACGCTTTATATCCTAGATGAGCCCACCACTGGCCTGCATTTTCGCGAAGTGGACCTGCTCATGAAGGTTTTAAACAAACTGATTGAAACTGGTGGCAGTGTCGTGGTTGTTGAACACAATTTGGATGTTATTCGCGGCTCTGATTATGTCATTGACCTGGGGCCTGAAGCGGGTAAAAAAGGCGGAAACATAGTGGCCGTGGGGTCTCCTGAAGACATCATGAAGACCAAAAAAAGTCTGACGGGCCAGTATTTGAAGCGCTATTTAGAAGACCAAAAAGGTCCTTAA